In candidate division TA06 bacterium, a genomic segment contains:
- a CDS encoding PEGA domain-containing protein: MNKAFLTLVLCLLFTGGVLAAGKKTTISVMDLNTTSGLSPKEVALLTDKLLNSLVEYRVFEVVERSKRDEILKEQGFQMTGACDQTSCLVEVGQLLGAQKMVGGTIGKLGNVYAVELRMIDIQTGGIDLSFSRNYGKVADLLTAMKEAAEIFSSWKPGAAGQSAKPGGIFVITEPDGAKIIVDGKEHTGLTPNLIYPLSEGLHQLSLVKEGYSLFSTSRLVSIGKVDTVSAPLMSLAGKLKIKTDPAGAKVFLNDKYQGIASEQGLVIEDLTDSLYKIKATKWGYKTYNAILTPTPGRETKIDARMPLRRWKVNFFSGEIMKVTSPNRVDGVIYGAMTITDDDFRKIGSGITGGVGFAINRNFTVGLIYQFRFYPLYSIDKHTSSWEPTTGRHEALNMGFSSHSPVVNLTVTVPWGQLEPYGEVRYGEGKAKCDGKYNCEYLSRPNESSDWTSDSLITKRIGNPDDYKTLQAGGGFLYWLRPDREALRVYCMYSRDSFKNISVPWGESVDPTASGLQFGCGITVNF, translated from the coding sequence ATGAACAAGGCGTTTCTGACCCTGGTACTCTGTTTGCTTTTTACCGGAGGTGTTTTGGCCGCCGGGAAAAAGACCACCATCTCGGTGATGGACCTGAACACCACTTCCGGACTCTCGCCAAAAGAAGTGGCCCTGCTTACAGATAAACTGCTGAACAGTCTGGTGGAATACCGGGTCTTTGAGGTGGTGGAGCGCTCCAAGCGCGACGAGATCCTTAAAGAACAGGGCTTTCAGATGACCGGGGCCTGCGACCAGACCTCGTGCTTAGTGGAGGTCGGGCAGCTTTTAGGCGCCCAAAAGATGGTCGGCGGGACCATCGGCAAGCTGGGCAACGTCTATGCGGTGGAACTGCGGATGATAGACATCCAGACCGGGGGCATTGACCTTTCTTTCTCCCGCAACTATGGCAAGGTGGCCGATCTGCTGACAGCCATGAAGGAGGCGGCCGAGATTTTCTCCTCCTGGAAGCCGGGGGCCGCCGGCCAGAGCGCCAAACCGGGAGGGATATTTGTGATCACCGAGCCCGACGGAGCCAAAATAATAGTGGACGGAAAAGAACATACCGGCCTGACCCCGAACCTGATATACCCATTGTCCGAGGGGCTGCACCAGCTGTCGCTGGTAAAGGAGGGCTACAGCCTGTTTTCCACCAGCCGGTTAGTCAGCATCGGAAAAGTGGACACGGTAAGCGCGCCGCTGATGAGCCTGGCCGGCAAGCTGAAAATAAAAACCGATCCGGCCGGGGCCAAGGTGTTTCTTAACGATAAATACCAGGGCATTGCTTCCGAGCAGGGCCTTGTCATAGAAGACCTGACTGATTCCCTGTATAAGATAAAGGCCACCAAGTGGGGTTATAAAACATACAATGCGATATTGACCCCCACTCCCGGCCGGGAGACAAAGATAGATGCCAGAATGCCGCTCCGACGCTGGAAAGTAAACTTTTTTTCAGGCGAAATTATGAAGGTCACGTCCCCTAACAGAGTGGATGGTGTCATATATGGGGCCATGACCATCACTGATGACGATTTCAGGAAAATCGGATCCGGGATAACGGGAGGGGTGGGCTTTGCTATCAATAGGAATTTCACCGTGGGGTTGATATATCAGTTCCGGTTCTATCCACTTTATTCCATAGATAAGCACACCTCGTCCTGGGAACCGACCACGGGACGGCATGAGGCCCTGAATATGGGCTTTAGCTCCCATTCGCCGGTCGTCAATTTGACGGTTACGGTGCCCTGGGGACAGTTAGAGCCCTACGGCGAGGTCAGATACGGCGAAGGCAAAGCCAAATGCGATGGGAAATACAACTGCGAGTATCTATCGCGTCCCAACGAGTCCAGCGATTGGACCAGCGACAGCCTAATCACCAAACGAATAGGCAACCCGGATGATTACAAAACACTTCAGGCTGGCGGAGGCTTTCTATACTGGCTGCGGCCGGACCGGGAAGCACTGCGGGTTTATTGTATGTACAGCCGGGACAGCTTCAAAAATATCTCTGTTCCCTGGGGGGAGTCGGTGGATCCGACGGCCTCGGGTCTGCAGTTCGGTTGCGGGATTACGGTCAATTTTTAA
- a CDS encoding tetratricopeptide repeat protein, which translates to MVRRASHPVALLSKYLCASELAASADGSLAIGDLLRAKIEFRKCEVLLLAGKTQKVVVTGQKLINDFKGFFLPELLGDLYGLLSNAFLMLSDYPRMEEAALSSIAIQLQAGNTAGIASCRNTLGVMYEDTGRMALALEQYQQALGLYEKLSDQAGIGGSLVNIGTVLNGLNRAGDSEAAFRRSIDTLEQSIDKVTLGFAYSNYSVLLARQGRRDEMMKCLERSTDIQRQIGDNYGLGFSLSNIAGQQFRSGQWSRAIMTLNETIAMRESIGERLFLAGNYFELGRLLMELGRYDEARLKTERGITLGNEVSHPDISAAGWLQLAELAHRQGNHELMRLHLDQAAGCLPAMAEETRYQLMEAYCRLGQGDAAGARQVINRIQQENESLPPKMGAAFFLLKAQYKCYIDNTDIFNRTDFEQAVISARESAEEGIHVLAGVLFHYGGWLISTGSEAGQVLSEAEGIFHQLGNDFWLEQVAEIRRKSLSGN; encoded by the coding sequence ATGGTGAGGAGAGCGTCCCATCCGGTGGCATTACTGAGCAAGTACCTTTGTGCCAGTGAACTGGCGGCATCAGCAGACGGATCGCTGGCGATCGGCGATCTGTTGCGGGCGAAAATTGAGTTTCGAAAATGCGAAGTCCTGCTTCTGGCTGGCAAGACTCAGAAGGTTGTTGTTACCGGCCAGAAGCTGATCAACGATTTTAAGGGTTTTTTCCTGCCCGAACTGCTCGGCGACCTCTACGGCCTTTTGAGCAACGCCTTTCTGATGCTGAGCGATTACCCCCGCATGGAAGAAGCCGCCCTATCTTCAATAGCCATACAGCTTCAGGCGGGTAACACTGCGGGTATTGCCTCCTGCCGCAATACGCTGGGCGTGATGTACGAGGACACCGGCAGAATGGCATTGGCCCTGGAGCAATACCAGCAAGCCCTGGGGCTTTACGAAAAGCTAAGCGATCAGGCGGGCATCGGCGGCAGCCTGGTTAACATAGGCACGGTGTTGAACGGCCTAAACCGGGCCGGGGACTCCGAGGCAGCCTTCCGCCGTTCGATAGATACCCTGGAACAAAGTATTGACAAGGTCACGCTGGGATTTGCCTACAGTAATTACAGCGTACTGTTGGCCAGGCAGGGGCGGAGGGACGAAATGATGAAATGCCTGGAACGGTCAACCGATATTCAGCGTCAGATCGGCGATAATTACGGTTTGGGGTTCAGCCTTTCCAATATCGCGGGCCAGCAGTTCCGGAGCGGCCAGTGGAGCCGGGCCATCATGACGCTCAACGAAACGATCGCGATGCGGGAGAGCATCGGCGAGCGCCTTTTCCTGGCCGGGAATTATTTTGAACTGGGCCGGCTGCTGATGGAACTGGGCCGGTACGATGAGGCCCGCCTGAAAACGGAGCGCGGGATCACCCTGGGAAACGAGGTCAGCCACCCTGACATATCCGCCGCCGGATGGCTGCAGTTGGCGGAACTGGCGCACCGGCAGGGCAATCATGAACTGATGCGGCTTCATCTGGACCAGGCGGCCGGATGTCTGCCGGCGATGGCTGAAGAGACCAGATATCAACTTATGGAGGCATATTGCCGGCTGGGTCAGGGAGATGCGGCGGGAGCCCGGCAGGTCATAAACCGGATTCAGCAAGAGAACGAAAGCTTGCCGCCGAAAATGGGCGCGGCTTTCTTCCTGCTGAAGGCCCAGTACAAATGCTATATCGACAATACGGATATCTTTAACCGGACAGATTTCGAGCAGGCGGTCATTTCGGCCCGGGAAAGCGCGGAAGAAGGCATCCATGTCCTGGCCGGCGTTTTATTTCATTACGGAGGATGGTTGATATCTACCGGCAGCGAAGCCGGACAGGTTTTATCAGAGGCCGAAGGCATATTCCATCAACTGGGAAACGACTTTTGGCTGGAGCAGGTTGCGGAAATAAGAAGGAAAAGTCTATCAGGTAATTGA
- a CDS encoding PEGA domain-containing protein — protein MKRIAMVLVFLLLQAGLASGQKKTALSVMDLNITSGITQQEAVMLTDKLLNELVQMRRFEVVERSRRDEILKEQGFQMTGACDQSSCLVEAGQLLGAQKMVGGTIGRFGAVYAVELRMIDIGSGKIDQAFSRKYAGDVSNLLDAMREAAEIFSSWKPGAAGQSSKPGGLFVVTEPDGAKIIVDGKEHPGLTPNLVYPLSEGLHQVSLVKEGYSLFSTSRLVSVGKVDTVSAPLMSLAGKLKMKTNPVGARLYLNNKYQGLVNEQGITIEDLTDSLYQIKAAKWGYHSHRAAFSPNPGRETKIDARLFPMRWTFTVSSGGVIGTSPGKTPSPGQDITDADFGCLGPAFMAGLGYNISRHLSVSLMYQFRFSNYAVDKDINLWRDTAQIIRSVDADIATHSALVGVSAAVAWGRFEPYGEARIGVGRAAARQTYADEYLSLQASVMTRDSIISKAYDDAAGYINYQAGGGIKLWLSQRSAVQVNCLYNSEALGGYPNHFYDPAQEVDLKASGLMVSMGHVLHF, from the coding sequence ATGAAACGGATCGCCATGGTCTTGGTATTTTTGCTGCTGCAAGCCGGGCTGGCTTCCGGGCAGAAAAAGACCGCTCTTTCGGTGATGGACCTGAACATCACCAGCGGCATCACCCAGCAGGAGGCGGTGATGCTGACCGACAAGCTGTTGAACGAACTGGTGCAGATGCGCCGCTTTGAGGTGGTGGAACGTTCCAGGCGCGACGAGATTCTGAAGGAGCAGGGATTTCAGATGACCGGAGCCTGCGACCAGTCCTCGTGCCTGGTGGAGGCCGGCCAGCTGCTGGGTGCCCAGAAGATGGTCGGAGGCACCATCGGCAGGTTCGGGGCGGTCTACGCGGTGGAGCTGCGGATGATAGACATCGGGTCCGGCAAAATAGACCAGGCTTTTTCCCGGAAATACGCCGGCGACGTGTCCAACCTGCTGGATGCCATGCGCGAGGCGGCCGAGATATTTTCATCCTGGAAACCCGGGGCGGCCGGCCAGAGCAGCAAGCCGGGCGGGCTTTTTGTGGTCACCGAGCCCGACGGGGCCAAGATAATAGTGGACGGAAAAGAGCATCCGGGTTTGACCCCGAATCTCGTTTACCCATTGTCCGAGGGGCTGCACCAGGTGTCGCTGGTGAAGGAGGGCTACAGCCTGTTTTCCACCAGCCGGCTGGTGAGCGTCGGAAAAGTGGACACGGTAAGCGCGCCGCTGATGAGCCTGGCCGGCAAGCTGAAAATGAAGACCAATCCGGTTGGGGCCAGGTTGTATCTGAACAACAAATACCAGGGGTTGGTCAATGAACAGGGCATAACCATTGAGGATCTGACGGACTCCCTGTATCAGATAAAGGCCGCCAAATGGGGATATCACAGCCACCGGGCGGCCTTCTCGCCAAACCCGGGCCGGGAGACCAAAATCGATGCCCGCCTGTTTCCGATGCGCTGGACCTTCACGGTATCCTCGGGCGGCGTGATAGGGACATCTCCCGGGAAAACCCCCTCCCCGGGGCAGGATATAACCGATGCTGATTTCGGATGCCTGGGACCGGCCTTTATGGCCGGGCTGGGATATAACATCAGCCGGCACCTGTCGGTCAGCCTGATGTATCAGTTCCGATTCTCTAATTATGCCGTGGATAAAGATATTAACCTGTGGCGCGATACCGCGCAAATAATTAGATCGGTGGACGCTGACATAGCGACGCATTCCGCGCTGGTCGGGGTGTCAGCCGCCGTGGCCTGGGGGCGGTTCGAGCCGTATGGCGAGGCAAGGATCGGGGTCGGCCGGGCGGCGGCCAGGCAAACCTATGCCGACGAGTATTTATCCCTGCAGGCTTCGGTCATGACCAGGGACAGCATCATCAGCAAGGCATACGACGATGCGGCGGGATACATTAATTATCAGGCCGGTGGCGGAATCAAGCTGTGGTTGTCACAGCGGTCGGCAGTGCAGGTAAATTGCCTGTACAATTCAGAGGCGCTGGGGGGATACCCCAACCATTTCTACGATCCGGCCCAAGAGGTGGATCTGAAAGCATCTGGCCTGATGGTTAGCATGGGGCACGTGCTGCATTTTTAA
- a CDS encoding isocitrate/isopropylmalate dehydrogenase family protein yields MAKYKIAWLPGDGIGIEALEAAKIVLDKVKLDAEYIHGDIGWEFWCKEGDAFPQRTIDLLGKVDAAMFGAITSKPVKAAEKELAPELQGKGMVYRSPIVRMRQLFDLYTCLRPCKAYPGNSLNFKNEIDLVVFRENTEGLYSGVEFNPVPQELKDVLLKVSKPFAAFKDVALDQYAITCKINTRKGSERIIRAAFEYAKKYDRKKVTIIHKANVVRATEGLFLEIGKEVAKDYPGIQCDDANVDAICMWLLKNPMNYEVLVATNMFGDIVSDLCAQMVGGLGFGCSGNIGEKLAVFEPTHGSAPKYAGQYKCNPIATILAAKMMLAWLGETAKADKIEKAVAEVIQEGKVRTYDMGGSTKTLEMAQAIAKKL; encoded by the coding sequence ATGGCCAAGTACAAGATAGCCTGGCTGCCGGGCGACGGCATCGGGATCGAGGCTTTGGAGGCCGCCAAAATAGTGCTGGATAAGGTCAAGCTGGATGCCGAGTACATCCACGGAGACATCGGCTGGGAGTTCTGGTGCAAGGAGGGCGATGCCTTCCCCCAGAGGACAATAGATTTATTGGGCAAAGTTGACGCCGCCATGTTCGGCGCCATCACCTCCAAGCCGGTCAAGGCCGCCGAGAAGGAGCTGGCACCGGAGCTTCAGGGCAAAGGCATGGTCTACCGCTCGCCCATCGTCCGGATGCGCCAGCTGTTCGACCTTTACACTTGTCTGCGGCCCTGCAAGGCCTATCCCGGAAATTCCCTGAATTTCAAGAACGAGATCGACCTGGTGGTGTTCCGGGAGAACACCGAGGGATTGTATTCCGGAGTAGAGTTCAACCCGGTGCCCCAGGAGCTCAAGGACGTGCTGTTGAAGGTCTCCAAACCTTTCGCCGCCTTCAAGGACGTGGCCCTGGACCAGTACGCCATCACCTGTAAGATCAACACCCGCAAGGGTTCGGAGCGGATCATCCGGGCGGCCTTCGAATATGCCAAGAAATACGACCGCAAGAAAGTAACCATCATCCACAAGGCCAACGTGGTGCGGGCAACGGAAGGACTGTTTTTGGAGATCGGCAAGGAAGTGGCCAAGGATTATCCCGGCATCCAGTGCGACGACGCCAACGTGGACGCCATCTGCATGTGGCTGTTGAAGAACCCTATGAACTACGAGGTGCTGGTGGCCACCAACATGTTCGGCGACATCGTCTCCGACCTTTGCGCCCAGATGGTGGGCGGCCTGGGCTTCGGCTGCTCCGGCAACATCGGAGAAAAGCTGGCGGTATTTGAGCCCACCCACGGTTCGGCCCCCAAGTATGCCGGCCAGTACAAGTGCAACCCCATCGCCACCATCCTGGCCGCCAAGATGATGCTGGCCTGGCTGGGCGAGACCGCCAAGGCCGACAAGATCGAGAAGGCCGTGGCCGAAGTGATCCAGGAGGGCAAGGTCCGGACCTACGACATGGGCGGCAGCACCAAGACCCTGGAAATGGCCCAGGCCATCGCCAAGAAATTATAA
- the valS gene encoding valine--tRNA ligase, translating into MKNIPEKYDFSLVEKHWIETWLKQGIYDWNPSIERSKTFAVDTPPPTVSGSLHVGTVFGYTQQDVIVRQRRMKGLNIFYPMGWDDNGLPTERRVQNMFHVRCNPHLSYQKNFVPKTTMVRQEPGSAAKAAHHKEPPEEISRDNFIELCHQVTKQDEKVFKLLWQHLGLSIDWSLEYATIDDHCRKTSQLSFLKLLQDGRAYTSFAPHLWDVDFKTAVSQAEVEDKALPGHFHNIRFGVEGDSTGSSQADSFVIATTRPELLPACVAVIAHSDDERYKPYFGKNAITPLFRARVPIIANEKADPEKGTGILMICTFGDMMDVEWWNKYQLPLRQVIGHDGRMMEINFGAPGWASADPAAANKFYSEIKGKTAKQAQAKMVEMLRSSKGEALLGLGAPLTEEPKPIEHQVKMYEKGERPLEIIPTMQWFIRIMDLKEELLEQGRKIKWHPRHMRIRYEDWVEGLNQDWCVSRQRYFGVPIPVWYPLDAGGNPLYQKPIMPAGDQLPIDPQSRPAPGYEESQRDQPHGFTADPDVLDTWATSSMTPQIASHWAKDPERHKKTFPMDIRPQGPEIIRTWAFYTIVKAYLHEKQIPWNNALINGWIMDPDRKKMSKSQGNVVTPERLLLQFSSDGVRYWAAKARLGVDTMYDEAMFANGKRLTIKLYNAVKFAAGHILKADQSKLGPEAVTAPLDKSFIEHLKQVVIRSGKHFANFEYADALQETESFFWEKFCDNYLELIKVRAYQEGDSAGKLSALATLKFTLNVTLRLFAPFIPYFTEEAWSWMFAADFGKERSVHTSRWPEQDEFAGISGSQTGDPFGAATEVLSAVRKVKSEAKVSVKTPLKSLKIAGSSEDLKALKLVWSDLLGTVGAQKAVVIEGQVENGKFEVKAEV; encoded by the coding sequence ATGAAGAACATCCCCGAGAAATATGATTTTTCCCTGGTGGAAAAACACTGGATTGAGACCTGGCTTAAGCAGGGAATTTACGACTGGAACCCCTCCATTGAACGCTCCAAGACCTTTGCGGTAGACACTCCGCCGCCCACCGTCTCCGGTTCGCTCCATGTGGGCACGGTCTTCGGCTACACCCAGCAGGACGTGATAGTGCGCCAGCGCCGGATGAAGGGCCTCAACATCTTCTACCCCATGGGCTGGGACGACAACGGCCTGCCCACCGAGCGCCGGGTGCAGAACATGTTCCACGTGCGCTGCAATCCCCATCTGTCTTATCAAAAGAACTTCGTTCCCAAAACAACAATGGTTCGACAGGAGCCAGGCTCAGCAGCCAAAGCAGCTCACCATAAAGAACCGCCCGAAGAGATCAGCCGCGATAATTTCATAGAACTATGCCACCAGGTTACCAAGCAGGACGAGAAGGTTTTCAAGTTACTCTGGCAGCATCTGGGGCTATCCATCGACTGGTCGCTGGAATACGCCACCATCGACGACCACTGCCGTAAAACCTCGCAGCTGTCGTTCCTCAAACTTCTGCAGGACGGCCGGGCCTACACTTCCTTTGCCCCGCATCTGTGGGATGTGGATTTCAAGACCGCGGTCTCCCAGGCCGAGGTGGAGGACAAGGCACTGCCGGGCCATTTCCACAATATCCGGTTCGGGGTAGAGGGTGATTCGACTGGCTCATCACAAGCGGATTCCTTCGTCATAGCCACCACCCGGCCGGAACTGCTGCCGGCCTGTGTGGCCGTGATCGCCCATTCCGATGACGAGCGCTATAAGCCCTATTTCGGCAAGAATGCTATCACTCCATTGTTCCGGGCTAGGGTGCCGATCATAGCCAACGAGAAGGCCGACCCGGAGAAAGGCACCGGCATCCTGATGATCTGCACCTTCGGCGATATGATGGATGTTGAATGGTGGAATAAATACCAATTGCCCCTGCGCCAGGTAATAGGCCACGACGGCCGGATGATGGAGATCAATTTCGGCGCCCCGGGCTGGGCCAGCGCCGACCCGGCCGCGGCCAACAAGTTTTATTCGGAGATAAAAGGCAAGACCGCCAAGCAGGCGCAGGCCAAAATGGTCGAGATGCTCCGAAGTTCCAAAGGTGAGGCTCTGCTGGGGCTGGGAGCGCCCTTGACCGAGGAGCCGAAGCCAATAGAGCATCAGGTGAAGATGTACGAGAAGGGCGAGCGGCCGCTGGAGATCATCCCCACCATGCAGTGGTTCATCAGGATCATGGACCTCAAGGAAGAATTGCTGGAGCAGGGGAGGAAGATCAAATGGCATCCCCGGCACATGCGGATCCGCTACGAGGACTGGGTGGAAGGCCTGAACCAGGACTGGTGCGTCAGCCGCCAGCGCTACTTCGGCGTGCCCATTCCGGTGTGGTATCCGCTGGATGCCGGGGGCAATCCCTTATACCAGAAGCCGATCATGCCGGCCGGGGACCAGCTGCCGATAGATCCCCAGTCGCGCCCGGCGCCGGGCTACGAAGAATCCCAGCGCGACCAGCCCCACGGTTTCACCGCCGACCCCGATGTCCTGGACACCTGGGCCACCAGTTCCATGACCCCGCAGATCGCCAGCCACTGGGCCAAGGACCCGGAGCGTCATAAAAAGACCTTTCCCATGGACATCCGGCCCCAGGGCCCGGAGATAATCCGCACCTGGGCCTTTTACACCATAGTCAAGGCCTACCTGCACGAAAAGCAGATTCCCTGGAATAACGCGCTGATCAACGGCTGGATCATGGATCCCGACCGCAAAAAAATGTCCAAGAGCCAGGGTAACGTGGTGACCCCGGAGCGCCTGCTGCTGCAGTTCTCCTCGGACGGGGTGCGCTACTGGGCGGCCAAGGCCCGGCTGGGGGTGGATACCATGTATGACGAGGCCATGTTTGCCAACGGGAAAAGGCTGACCATCAAGCTGTATAACGCGGTCAAATTTGCGGCCGGGCATATCCTGAAAGCCGATCAGTCAAAATTGGGCCCGGAGGCCGTTACCGCCCCGCTGGATAAAAGCTTCATTGAGCATCTCAAGCAGGTGGTCATAAGATCCGGAAAACACTTCGCGAACTTTGAATACGCCGACGCCCTGCAGGAAACGGAATCGTTCTTCTGGGAAAAATTTTGCGACAATTATCTGGAATTGATCAAGGTCCGGGCCTACCAGGAAGGGGACTCGGCCGGCAAGCTTTCGGCCCTGGCCACGCTGAAATTTACTCTGAACGTCACCTTAAGGTTGTTCGCGCCGTTCATTCCCTATTTTACCGAAGAGGCTTGGAGTTGGATGTTTGCCGCCGATTTCGGGAAAGAAAGATCGGTGCATACTTCCCGCTGGCCCGAGCAGGACGAGTTCGCCGGTATTTCCGGATCACAAACAGGCGACCCCTTCGGCGCGGCTACCGAGGTGCTATCCGCCGTCCGCAAAGTCAAAAGCGAGGCCAAGGTCAGCGTCAAGACGCCGCTGAAATCTCTGAAGATCGCGGGAAGTTCCGAAGATCTGAAGGCACTGAAGTTAGTCTGGAGCGACCTGCTGGGCACGGTGGGCGCGCAGAAGGCCGTGGTTATTGAAGGTCAAGTAGAAAACGGCAAGTTTGAAGTTAAAGCGGAAGTGTAG